Proteins encoded together in one Telopea speciosissima isolate NSW1024214 ecotype Mountain lineage chromosome 6, Tspe_v1, whole genome shotgun sequence window:
- the LOC122665241 gene encoding uncharacterized protein LOC122665241: MDSIAIQEDKQDFYSVLDGSLQSSLSMKISENFEGTKDDAALSNQKVCALSAEEVEEFSECLEGLISKLYPTIELCWKLHHQLSKKLTVTSAECFMYSRCLFSIVQKSPFDGDVSEKPIQHDSNDQFTINWRSGLEGFAGAVVSLQENQCWQVASVMLDYLLGLPHCFCLDNVIGTVCFAIKHFCCNAPKLSWRLQTDKWLSLLFKRGIGIQEDKFPLVDMFCTMLSHPEPEQRSIALQTLRRLVGSNGNAGVAKFPSTLRDEITASDLGFSVSEMILSHLVSTTWDRVATLAYPDQSMLLRAHAMALLVDYIPFIDHIQMQSFLGAADSVLCGLGKLAYPIFEGPLALLSITLLAKACLYCPVEDIALIPQSVWKNIEAFGMSKAGGRLDEVEKICQALCKLKMEGDDAKEILKEVLSSNSMTKQCNPDFGSTRESILQVLADLTYVRSYFDIFSKRIDQEDIVSLDCCH, translated from the exons ATGGATTCTATTGCAATCCAGGAAGATAAGCAAGATTTTTATTCAGTTCTTGATGGATCTTTGCAAAGTTCTCTTTCAATGAAGATTTCTGAGAACTTCGAAGGTACCAAGGATGATGCTGCGCTCTCAAATCAAAAGGTTTGTGCTTTATCTgcagaagaagtagaagaattTTCAGAATGCTTGGAAGGTCTCATCTCCAAGCTTTATCCCACAATTGAGCTgtgttggaagcttcatcatCAACTTTCCAAAAAGCTGACTGTTACATCAGCAGAATGTTTCATGTACTCAAgatgtttattttcaattgtGCAAAAATCTCCCTTTGATGGAGATGTTAGTGAAAAACCTATTCAGCACGACTCAAATGATCAGTTTACAATTAATTGGAGATCTGGTCTTGAAGGGTTTGCTGGCGCTGTTGTAAGCCTTCAAGAAAACCAATGCTGGCAAGTTGCATCTGTCATGCTTGATTATCTGCTTGGATTACCTCATTGTTTTTGCCTGGATAATGTCATTGGTACTGTATGCTTTGCAATAAAGCATTTCTGTTGTAATGCCCCAAAACTTTCTTGGCGACTCCAGACTGATAAATGGTTGTCACTCTTATTCAAAAGGGGCATTGGTATTCAAGAGGATAAGTTTCCATTGGTTGACATGTTTTGTACAATGCTCAGTCATCCAGAACCCGAACAGAGATCTATTGCTCTGCAGACTCTGCGAAGACTTGTTGGCAGCAATGGGAATGCTGGAGTAGCAAAGTTTCCATCTACACTTCGAGATGAAATCACTGCATCTGACTTgggtttttctgtttctgagATGATCCTTTCTCATCTGGTTTCCACAACATGGGATAGGGTGGCTACACTAGCATATCCTGATCAatcaatgcttttgagagctCATGCAATGGCCCTTTTAGTGGACTATATCCCATTTATTGATCACATCCAGATGCAATCTTTTCTTGGTGCTGCAGATAGTGTTCTTTGTGGTTTGGGGAAACTTGCATACCCAATTTTTGAGGGTCCTCTAGCCCTACTTTCAATAACCCTACTTGCAAAGGCATGCCTGTATTGCCCAGTGGAGGATATTGCTTTGATACCTCAAAGTGTTTGGAAAAACATTGAGGCCTTTGGAATGTCAAAAGCTG GAGGAAGGCTTGATGAGGTCGAGAAGATCTGCCAAGCTTTGTGTAAACTTAAGATGGAAGGTGATGATGCAAAAGAG ATCCTGAAAGAAGTTCTCTCTTCAAATTCCATGACAAAACAATGTAACCCAGACTTCGGAAGTACCCGTGAATCAATTCTTCAG